The following are from one region of the Rosistilla carotiformis genome:
- a CDS encoding 3-keto-disaccharide hydrolase, translated as MFGWRLLTIAAIAITSCLLPRQLSSAGTGSRPGQNSGSDLRIASPDISSAGWKPMVELVGLLGWVPRNGTATYHNDGGQIVGRSVVGSPTSLLCTEKEYADFELTFEVLLDDKLNSGVQVRSFSKKDVNGGRVCGPQIEIEALSDDPNNACESGYIYSEGTGRGWLSENRIIDDVMINGQWNRFVIRVVGPRIQTWVNGRKVEDLLDENSPATGFIGLQVHSVPNGTPPLEVRWRDLRIRELPTGG; from the coding sequence ATGTTTGGCTGGCGATTACTCACGATTGCTGCGATCGCAATCACAAGCTGTCTTCTTCCGCGCCAGTTGAGTAGTGCGGGGACGGGCAGTCGGCCGGGCCAAAACAGTGGCAGCGATCTGCGGATCGCCTCCCCCGACATCAGCTCCGCCGGCTGGAAACCGATGGTTGAACTCGTCGGTCTGCTCGGCTGGGTGCCGCGCAACGGAACCGCAACCTACCACAATGACGGTGGGCAGATCGTCGGCCGGTCGGTTGTTGGCAGCCCGACGTCGCTGCTGTGCACCGAAAAGGAATACGCCGATTTCGAACTGACGTTTGAAGTCCTGCTGGACGACAAATTGAACTCCGGCGTCCAGGTTCGCTCGTTCAGCAAGAAGGATGTCAACGGCGGACGCGTTTGCGGGCCTCAGATCGAGATCGAAGCGTTGTCGGACGATCCGAACAACGCGTGCGAATCGGGCTACATCTACAGCGAAGGGACCGGCCGCGGTTGGCTGAGCGAAAATCGAATCATCGACGACGTGATGATCAACGGCCAGTGGAATCGATTTGTAATCCGTGTCGTTGGACCGCGAATTCAGACGTGGGTCAACGGCCGCAAAGTCGAAGATCTGTTGGACGAGAACTCACCCGCAACCGGCTTCATCGGCTTGCAAGTCCACAGCGTCCCCAACGGCACTCCGCCGCTGGAAGTCCGCTGGCGCGATCTGCGAATCCGCGAACTGCCCACCGGCGGCTGA
- a CDS encoding phosphatidylglycerol lysyltransferase domain-containing protein, which translates to MGYIAFQSFRHPLLAVTGRKIVVSNPICAPANYQALTQRFLAQHPKAIFLQIDHDYATVLASMGYQVNCFGIETEIPLAGFNVNGKHRSKLRQWRNKCEREEVVVEHCKISDLDPNEIQSLSNAWLKNRSGREFTLLTRPFQACDEEDVFFLTARQHGKLIGMTSFDPIYDAGKVSAYYHNIDRIASDAPNGTSAFCILEAIKLFALEEIQYVTLGFSPLYDLQEVFPHSRITNFSLRFAYDHLNFLYPFQGNASHKKKFGGDSKPVYVSCTQGNSVRELLSIIKTLKLF; encoded by the coding sequence ATGGGTTACATCGCATTCCAGAGCTTCCGCCATCCGTTGTTGGCAGTCACGGGCCGCAAAATTGTCGTTTCGAATCCCATCTGTGCTCCCGCTAACTATCAGGCGTTGACACAACGTTTTTTGGCACAACACCCTAAGGCGATCTTCCTGCAGATCGACCATGATTACGCAACGGTGTTGGCATCGATGGGCTACCAAGTGAATTGTTTTGGTATCGAAACAGAAATACCGCTAGCCGGATTCAACGTGAACGGCAAACACCGTAGCAAACTGCGGCAATGGCGAAACAAATGTGAACGCGAGGAGGTCGTTGTTGAACATTGCAAGATCTCCGATCTCGATCCAAACGAAATCCAATCGCTTTCCAATGCTTGGCTTAAGAATCGCAGCGGTCGAGAATTCACGTTGCTGACCCGACCGTTTCAGGCTTGCGACGAAGAGGATGTCTTTTTCCTAACCGCGCGACAACACGGCAAACTGATCGGCATGACAAGTTTCGATCCGATTTACGATGCTGGAAAGGTATCTGCCTACTACCACAACATCGACAGGATTGCTTCCGACGCCCCTAATGGCACGAGCGCTTTTTGTATTTTAGAAGCAATCAAGTTGTTTGCATTGGAAGAGATCCAATACGTCACACTCGGCTTCTCACCGCTTTATGATCTCCAAGAAGTCTTTCCCCACAGTCGCATCACGAACTTTTCTCTTCGTTTTGCGTACGATCACTTAAATTTCTTGTATCCGTTCCAAGGCAATGCGTCTCACAAGAAGAAGTTTGGCGGGGATTCCAAGCCCGTCTACGTCAGCTGCACCCAGGGGAATTCAGTCCGGGAACTATTGTCGATCATCAAGACGTTGAAGCTATTCTAG
- a CDS encoding GNAT family N-acetyltransferase, translated as MTTETTAFHYRIFNATTEVPENEWNSVQQCVGDTFSDLRFIRVVESTMAADTCCWPVIFYDGDRPVAISCITRYRADAGILTEGIVQKLIGTVREFLPSFLHLKIVFAGLPISAGQRGLLILQDTDHEAVVQMMDCALQDIAGRESAALIVLKEFENSDSSWTDQFSRELRYHKADSLPMNRLEPAFESFDAYLAARSARSRSSIRQSLRKLREAGCHVVQIPGGPEAIERFTDEAHRLYLEVREKSPAKLETAPVAFFHELSRQMGDSAHFTFIYQAERIVGVSCSLKYGNSYQLLFCGIDYAINDQAHLYFNVMFADMDYGLRQNVARINFGQTSDSFKVRLGCKQVPLNIYVKGRRIFRPLLWLIRPFVLPPIALLPPIETFSKKRPNASKQTPRDQPRSGNKLSPREQNSPRDQRPRDQKSHQSKDLSFNNCPSDHP; from the coding sequence GTGACAACAGAAACGACAGCGTTTCACTATCGCATTTTCAATGCGACAACCGAGGTTCCTGAAAATGAATGGAACTCGGTCCAGCAGTGCGTCGGTGATACATTCTCCGACCTTCGTTTCATCCGCGTTGTGGAATCGACAATGGCGGCCGACACCTGTTGTTGGCCGGTTATCTTCTACGATGGAGACCGTCCCGTTGCGATCTCGTGCATCACGCGTTACCGCGCCGATGCGGGAATTTTGACCGAAGGGATCGTCCAGAAACTCATTGGAACCGTGCGAGAATTCCTACCATCGTTTCTGCATTTGAAGATCGTGTTTGCCGGATTGCCAATTTCCGCGGGACAACGGGGGCTGCTGATTCTTCAGGACACCGATCACGAGGCGGTGGTCCAGATGATGGATTGTGCGTTGCAAGACATTGCGGGTCGCGAGTCCGCCGCGCTGATCGTTCTGAAGGAGTTCGAAAATTCGGACTCCTCATGGACGGATCAATTCAGTCGCGAACTCCGCTATCACAAAGCGGACAGCCTACCGATGAACCGTTTGGAACCCGCGTTTGAAAGCTTCGATGCCTATCTGGCTGCTCGTAGCGCCCGAAGCCGTTCCAGCATTCGGCAATCATTGCGGAAGCTCCGCGAGGCGGGTTGTCACGTAGTCCAGATTCCGGGAGGCCCCGAGGCGATCGAACGCTTCACCGACGAAGCGCATCGTTTGTACCTAGAGGTTCGAGAAAAATCCCCGGCAAAACTGGAAACAGCCCCCGTGGCGTTCTTCCACGAACTGTCGCGACAAATGGGGGATTCAGCGCATTTCACGTTTATATACCAAGCCGAACGGATCGTGGGCGTCTCGTGTTCTCTGAAATATGGAAATTCTTATCAACTTTTGTTCTGTGGTATCGACTACGCTATTAACGATCAGGCACACTTGTATTTCAACGTCATGTTTGCCGACATGGATTATGGCCTTCGTCAAAACGTAGCTCGGATCAATTTTGGCCAGACTTCGGACTCCTTCAAGGTAAGGCTCGGCTGCAAACAGGTGCCGCTAAACATTTATGTTAAGGGGAGACGTATCTTCCGGCCTTTACTTTGGTTGATCCGCCCCTTTGTCTTACCCCCCATAGCGCTGCTGCCTCCGATCGAAACCTTCAGCAAGAAGCGGCCCAACGCAAGTAAACAGACACCGAGGGATCAACCGCGCTCAGGGAACAAACTCTCTCCGCGCGAACAAAATTCGCCGAGAGACCAACGCCCGCGAGACCAAAAGTCCCATCAAAGCAAAGATCTCTCATTCAACAATTGCCCCAGCGATCATCCTTGA
- the hemB gene encoding porphobilinogen synthase, with product MSPRGEYPTTRMRRVRRFDWSRRLVRENGLTPNDLIWPVFVVDGENVRQPIASMPGVERLSIDLLVQSAAEAVELGIPAIALFPVTPSEKKTPGAEEAINPENLVCRAVRAVKAKVGDSLGIICDVALDPYSSHGHDGLLKDGYVVNDETIEVLCQQAIVQAQAGCDVIAPSDMMDGRIGAIRKHLDQANLHDTQIMSYAAKYASAFYGPFREAVGSGKNLAGGDKKTYQQDPANTDEALHEVALDLAEGADMVMVKPGMPYLDVVHRVKDTFSVPTFAYQVSGEYAMLSAAIQCGWLAREQVVLESLLSFKRAGADGILTYFAIDAARLMQ from the coding sequence ATGTCTCCACGCGGTGAATATCCGACCACGCGTATGCGACGCGTCCGCCGATTCGATTGGTCGCGACGATTGGTCCGCGAAAACGGACTCACCCCCAACGATTTGATCTGGCCCGTCTTTGTTGTCGATGGAGAGAACGTCCGCCAGCCGATCGCTTCGATGCCGGGAGTCGAACGGTTGTCGATCGACCTGTTGGTCCAAAGTGCTGCCGAGGCGGTCGAGCTGGGCATCCCCGCGATCGCTCTGTTCCCCGTCACCCCATCGGAAAAGAAGACGCCTGGGGCCGAAGAGGCGATCAATCCGGAGAACCTCGTCTGCCGCGCGGTCCGCGCGGTGAAAGCGAAAGTGGGTGATTCACTGGGGATCATCTGCGACGTTGCACTGGATCCCTACAGCAGCCACGGGCACGATGGGCTTTTGAAAGATGGCTACGTCGTCAACGATGAAACGATCGAAGTCTTGTGCCAGCAAGCGATCGTGCAGGCTCAAGCCGGTTGCGATGTGATCGCGCCGAGCGACATGATGGATGGCCGGATCGGCGCGATCCGCAAACATCTCGACCAGGCCAACCTTCACGACACTCAGATCATGTCGTACGCCGCGAAATACGCGTCGGCATTCTATGGTCCGTTCCGCGAAGCTGTCGGTTCGGGCAAGAACCTGGCTGGTGGCGACAAGAAGACCTATCAACAGGATCCGGCCAACACCGACGAAGCACTCCACGAGGTCGCGTTGGATCTAGCCGAAGGAGCGGACATGGTGATGGTCAAACCGGGAATGCCGTATCTGGATGTCGTCCACCGCGTGAAAGATACGTTTTCGGTGCCGACGTTTGCCTATCAGGTGAGTGGCGAATATGCGATGTTATCGGCGGCGATCCAGTGCGGTTGGTTGGCTAGAGAACAGGTCGTCCTCGAGAGTTTGCTCTCCTTTAAACGAGCCGGGGCCGACGGAATCCTGACCTACTTTGCCATCGACGCCGCCCGCTTGATGCAGTGA
- the queC gene encoding 7-cyano-7-deazaguanine synthase QueC, producing MTKPAVVLLSGGLDSATCLAIARRDGFDPHAISFRYGQRHENELDCARRVADHLGVAKHVVVDINLGQFGGSALTSEIAVPKHDSIDQIDDAIPVTYVPARNTVFLSLALAWAETLDARDIYIGVNALDYSGYPDCRPAFIEQFQRLANLATKVGVESADDAIKIHAPLIDLTKAEIIAQGLKLGVDYGLTLSCYDPADGQPCGHCDACLLRNKGFAENDLTDPSLAG from the coding sequence ATGACGAAACCAGCCGTTGTCCTCTTGTCCGGTGGACTCGATTCCGCCACCTGTCTGGCGATCGCTCGCCGCGATGGCTTCGATCCGCATGCGATCAGTTTCCGTTACGGCCAGCGTCACGAAAACGAACTCGATTGCGCCCGCCGCGTCGCGGATCATCTAGGCGTCGCCAAGCATGTCGTCGTCGATATCAACTTGGGGCAGTTCGGCGGATCGGCCCTGACCAGCGAGATCGCGGTCCCCAAACACGATTCGATCGATCAGATCGACGATGCGATTCCGGTCACCTATGTCCCCGCCCGCAATACGGTCTTCCTGTCGCTGGCCCTTGCCTGGGCCGAAACGCTCGACGCCCGCGACATCTACATCGGCGTCAACGCATTGGACTACAGCGGCTATCCCGATTGTCGCCCCGCGTTTATCGAACAGTTCCAGCGGCTGGCCAACTTGGCGACCAAAGTTGGCGTCGAATCCGCGGACGACGCGATCAAGATCCATGCGCCGCTGATCGATTTGACCAAAGCAGAGATCATCGCCCAGGGACTTAAGTTAGGCGTCGACTACGGCCTGACGCTCAGCTGTTACGATCCCGCCGACGGCCAGCCCTGCGGCCACTGCGACGCCTGCCTGCTGCGCAACAAAGGCTTTGCCGAAAACGACCTCACCGACCCCAGCCTCGCTGGCTAA
- a CDS encoding DHH family phosphoesterase, which produces MATTTKQYRLLTRSDFDGLVCAILLKELGILGEIKFVHPKDVQDGIVDVTENDILTNLPYVKGCHRCFDHHTSEITRNEDLESDDYILIPGADSAARVVYDYYGGKQRFPEIGEDMMQAVDKADSAKFDLEEVLNPSGWGLLSFLMDARTGLGRFHDFRISNYQLMMDLIDCCKSYSIDQILALPDVQERITIYRAHESQAKKQIRRCSTVYGNLVVLDLRDEKTIYATNRFTIYSLFPECNISMHVLWGKMQQNTVFTIGKSIFDRSCSTDVGELCLKYNGGGHTAAGTCQVAHDDAARVLEELICQINEDAAIATSVV; this is translated from the coding sequence ATGGCAACGACGACAAAACAGTACCGTTTATTGACACGCAGCGACTTCGATGGGCTGGTGTGTGCAATCCTGCTCAAAGAGTTAGGGATTTTGGGCGAAATCAAATTTGTCCATCCTAAAGACGTCCAGGACGGGATCGTCGATGTCACCGAAAACGATATTTTGACGAACCTACCCTACGTTAAAGGGTGCCATCGGTGCTTTGATCATCACACCAGTGAAATCACGCGAAACGAGGATTTAGAAAGCGACGACTACATTTTGATTCCTGGGGCCGATTCCGCGGCACGCGTCGTCTACGACTACTACGGCGGCAAGCAACGCTTTCCCGAAATTGGCGAAGACATGATGCAGGCGGTCGACAAAGCCGATTCGGCAAAATTTGATCTCGAGGAGGTTTTGAATCCGAGCGGTTGGGGACTCCTGTCGTTCCTGATGGATGCCCGTACCGGGCTTGGACGATTCCACGACTTCCGGATATCAAACTATCAATTGATGATGGATTTGATCGATTGTTGCAAAAGCTATTCAATCGACCAAATCCTTGCGCTTCCCGATGTCCAAGAGCGAATCACCATTTACCGCGCGCATGAATCGCAAGCGAAGAAGCAGATCCGACGATGTTCGACCGTCTATGGAAATCTCGTCGTCTTGGATCTCCGCGATGAAAAGACGATCTATGCGACCAACCGCTTTACGATCTATTCGCTGTTTCCCGAGTGCAATATTTCGATGCACGTGCTGTGGGGAAAGATGCAGCAGAATACTGTCTTTACGATCGGCAAGTCGATCTTCGACCGCAGCTGCAGCACCGATGTTGGCGAGCTGTGCCTGAAGTACAACGGCGGCGGGCACACCGCTGCCGGAACCTGCCAGGTCGCTCACGATGACGCCGCTCGCGTGCTAGAGGAATTGATCTGCCAGATCAACGAAGATGCGGCAATCGCGACGTCGGTTGTTTAG
- a CDS encoding deoxyribodipyrimidine photolyase — protein MTRIPELRIRDLNAKSVRPDGQFVLYWMIANRRTRYNFSLQHAASLAQELGRPLIVLEALRCDYPCASDRLHRFVLQGMADNRAALADANLRYYAYVEPSVGEGRGLLQQFARDACAIVTDDFPCFFIPAMLRLVSRQVDVAMQAVDSNGLLPIRATEKVFARAHDFRRFLQKNLKPHLSEMPKLAPLQGFRLSPPPPIPDAILERWPEATDTMLEASPEQLSALPIDHEVGPAAFDGGSAAAAATLDSFISQRLPRYGEDRNQPESDASSGLSPYLHFGQISTHDVFAAIVEREQWSPDRLAAKASGSREGWWGMSEEAESFLDELITWREVGFNFCTHRRDYDRYESLPDWAQQTLGEHADDEREFIYSLEEFEAAKTHDDLWNAAQRQLVREGRMHNYLRMLWGKKILEWTPTPQAALQVMLELNNKYAVDGRDPNSYSGIFWVLGRYDRAWQERDVFGKIRFMSSENTARKLKVKKYLQQYAADASTAR, from the coding sequence ATGACCCGCATCCCCGAACTGCGTATCCGCGACCTCAACGCGAAATCGGTCCGCCCCGACGGACAGTTTGTCCTCTATTGGATGATCGCCAACCGGCGGACTCGCTATAACTTTTCGCTGCAACACGCGGCGTCTCTCGCGCAAGAACTCGGCCGGCCGCTGATCGTGCTCGAAGCCTTGCGTTGCGATTACCCCTGTGCCAGCGACCGGCTGCACCGCTTCGTCTTGCAGGGGATGGCCGACAACCGCGCTGCCCTGGCCGATGCCAATCTCCGCTACTACGCCTACGTCGAACCAAGCGTCGGCGAGGGACGAGGACTGCTCCAACAGTTCGCTCGCGACGCTTGTGCGATCGTGACCGATGACTTTCCCTGCTTCTTCATCCCCGCGATGTTGCGGTTGGTCTCGCGGCAGGTCGATGTGGCGATGCAAGCTGTCGATTCCAACGGCCTGTTGCCGATCCGCGCCACCGAAAAAGTCTTTGCCAGAGCGCACGATTTCCGTCGCTTCCTGCAAAAGAATCTCAAGCCGCATCTGAGCGAGATGCCCAAGCTGGCGCCGCTGCAAGGCTTCCGATTGTCCCCACCGCCACCGATCCCCGACGCGATTCTTGAGCGTTGGCCCGAAGCGACCGATACGATGCTGGAAGCGTCGCCGGAACAGTTGTCCGCGCTGCCGATCGATCACGAGGTCGGACCGGCCGCGTTCGACGGAGGTTCTGCCGCCGCCGCGGCGACGCTCGATTCATTCATCTCGCAACGCTTGCCGCGATACGGTGAGGATCGCAACCAACCCGAATCCGACGCGTCCAGCGGTCTCTCCCCCTACCTGCACTTTGGCCAGATCTCGACGCACGATGTCTTTGCCGCCATCGTCGAGCGCGAACAATGGTCTCCCGATCGCTTGGCTGCGAAGGCGAGCGGATCGCGCGAGGGTTGGTGGGGAATGAGCGAAGAGGCGGAGAGCTTTCTGGACGAATTGATCACATGGCGCGAGGTCGGTTTCAATTTTTGCACCCACCGCCGCGACTACGATCGCTACGAATCGCTCCCCGACTGGGCTCAACAAACGCTGGGAGAACACGCCGACGACGAGCGTGAATTCATCTACTCGCTAGAGGAATTCGAAGCTGCGAAAACGCACGACGACCTCTGGAACGCGGCTCAGCGGCAATTGGTTCGCGAGGGGCGGATGCACAATTATTTGCGGATGTTGTGGGGCAAGAAGATTTTGGAATGGACCCCCACACCGCAGGCCGCGTTGCAGGTGATGCTTGAATTGAACAACAAATACGCTGTCGATGGTCGCGATCCGAATTCGTATTCGGGCATCTTTTGGGTCTTGGGGCGTTACGACCGCGCCTGGCAAGAACGGGATGTTTTCGGCAAGATACGTTTTATGAGCAGCGAGAACACGGCGCGGAAACTGAAAGTGAAAAAGTATCTGCAGCAATATGCCGCCGATGCCTCGACCGCTCGCTGA